One region of Roseimicrobium gellanilyticum genomic DNA includes:
- the lepB gene encoding signal peptidase I — MREPSPLPSPTPPSPALSRGGHARGGSVAKGKRTSPWLKGGLLGVVALLVALGAWLVMTVLPVGIGSRIFEASVNTMEPTVTKGDYVYVNLRAYRSGTLPTHGDLVILNTGDVPAIETRDGKSTIFLERAVGLPGDTIAIVGGKLTVNGSVPPALEGLSYVTYAVPGGGLTHEGATFTVPPDSVYVLGDNTKNSYDSRFWGPAPLKALRGRVESCVWPPPRMRRH, encoded by the coding sequence ATGCGCGAGCCATCTCCGCTACCATCCCCCACTCCACCCTCCCCTGCCTTGAGCCGTGGCGGCCATGCCCGGGGCGGGTCGGTCGCAAAAGGAAAAAGGACATCCCCCTGGCTCAAAGGAGGGTTGCTGGGGGTGGTCGCTCTGCTGGTGGCCCTGGGCGCGTGGCTTGTGATGACGGTGCTGCCCGTAGGCATCGGCTCGAGGATTTTTGAGGCGTCCGTCAATACCATGGAACCGACGGTGACGAAGGGTGACTATGTGTATGTGAACCTGCGCGCGTATCGGAGTGGGACCCTGCCGACCCACGGGGATCTGGTGATTCTGAATACCGGCGATGTCCCGGCGATTGAAACGCGGGACGGGAAGAGCACCATTTTCCTCGAGCGCGCGGTAGGGCTTCCCGGGGACACGATTGCCATTGTGGGCGGGAAGCTGACGGTGAATGGCTCCGTGCCTCCGGCGCTGGAGGGACTGAGCTATGTGACCTATGCTGTGCCGGGCGGCGGTCTCACGCACGAGGGCGCCACCTTTACCGTGCCGCCGGACTCTGTGTATGTGCTGGGGGACAATACGAAGAACAGTTACGACAGCCGTTTCTGGGGACCGGCGCCACTGAAGGCGCTGCGCGGCAGGGTGGAGAGCTGCGTGTGGCCACCGCCGAGGATGCGGCGGCATTGA
- a CDS encoding rhodanese-like domain-containing protein, producing the protein MEISPEELHELMQRPGPRAFRLIDVREEDEFRHCKLDWAELIPLNTLPQQAPARLLDLDRPIVVYCHHGVRSHHAAEWLRSVGYKTVFNLTGGIDAWSDRVDGRVPKY; encoded by the coding sequence ATGGAAATTTCCCCAGAAGAACTTCACGAGCTGATGCAGCGCCCCGGTCCGCGCGCCTTCCGGCTCATCGACGTGCGCGAAGAAGACGAGTTCCGCCACTGCAAGCTGGACTGGGCCGAACTCATCCCCCTGAACACGCTGCCCCAGCAGGCCCCCGCGCGCCTGCTGGATCTGGACCGCCCCATCGTGGTCTATTGCCACCATGGCGTCCGCTCCCACCACGCCGCCGAGTGGCTCCGCAGTGTCGGCTACAAGACCGTCTTCAACCTCACCGGCGGCATCGACGCCTGGTCTGACCGCGTGGACGGCCGCGTGCCGAAGTACTGA
- a CDS encoding L,D-transpeptidase family protein, giving the protein MPLSLLTPVFRRVRSLITHGHACRAALGVCASLLLTNCADVYYYGPAGAVSGRTVYLEGYDPGDSRYAGQPTDTNSWWRGDGVPGNPHIVISLGQQQAFFYKSGKLVGVSSLSTGDVDHPTPTGKFTISQKNQWHQSSQYGDYVDYSGNVVASNIDRNVDPQPPGTKYDGANMHYFMRFTRGIGMHAGYLPGYPASHGCVRMPVDMAQAFFRNVTVGTPVEVRY; this is encoded by the coding sequence ATGCCGCTGTCGCTGCTCACGCCTGTGTTTCGTCGTGTCCGTTCTCTCATCACCCATGGCCATGCGTGCAGGGCTGCGCTCGGCGTTTGCGCCTCGCTGCTGCTGACGAACTGCGCAGACGTCTACTACTACGGACCCGCCGGCGCTGTGTCTGGTCGCACGGTGTACCTTGAGGGCTACGACCCCGGCGACAGCCGCTACGCAGGCCAGCCCACCGATACGAACTCCTGGTGGCGCGGCGATGGCGTTCCGGGAAATCCCCACATCGTCATCTCCCTCGGCCAGCAGCAGGCGTTCTTCTACAAGAGCGGCAAACTCGTCGGCGTCTCCTCCCTCTCCACCGGGGATGTGGACCATCCCACACCCACCGGGAAGTTCACCATCTCGCAGAAGAACCAGTGGCACCAGTCCAGCCAGTACGGCGATTACGTGGACTACAGTGGCAACGTCGTGGCATCGAACATCGATCGCAACGTCGATCCGCAGCCGCCCGGTACCAAGTATGATGGAGCAAACATGCATTATTTCATGCGCTTCACCCGCGGCATCGGCATGCACGCCGGGTACCTTCCCGGCTATCCCGCCAGTCACGGCTGCGTGCGCATGCCGGTTGACATGGCGCAGGCATTTTTTCGCAATGTGACTGTTGGCACGCCGGTGGAAGTGCGCTACTAA